A genomic segment from Zonotrichia albicollis isolate bZonAlb1 chromosome 21, bZonAlb1.hap1, whole genome shotgun sequence encodes:
- the CARD9 gene encoding caspase recruitment domain-containing protein 9 isoform X1, producing MQDRFPQSQDTGGESRKLCDCRGEGRTTLLTDPLTADMLEEDNDEICWNNLENFRVKLISVIEPSRITPYLRQCKVLSPDDEEQVLNDPSLVMRKRKAGVLLDILQRTGHKGFEAFMESLELYYPQLYKKITGKEPSRVFSMIIDTAGESGLSQVLMNEIVKLQSAVQEERRKAQELAGWLHSKEDTLREMWVRDSLLRKHQERAQRMKEERDSLSKELRKCKDENYSLALSYAKQSEEKSAALMKNRDLLLEIDQLKHSLMKAEDDCKLERKHTMKLKHAIEQRPSHEVVWEIQQEKELLLAKNQELENTLQVAREQNLEKSLSRETLENDCSQTVEERRELVNTIYSLRKELRRAKVLQDKQFAEEKEVLELQCTSLRKDSQMYKKRIEAVLQQMEEVASERDQALLTREQFHMQYCKNLVERDAYRKQIRELGERCDEMQLQLFQKESQLLATEAKLKRLQLELPTLTSDLDDSSSRDSQELVLHTNLDEDTQTAKKDCLEVQSQELSPQQSHLPPKSPSECGLANEELAEKERRRMKDCFERYRRSGLQKRAMRRVPKDQNHEADWENTSGSDNTDTEGS from the exons ATGCAAGACAGGTTTCCTCAGAGCCAGGACACAGGAGGAGAATCAAGGAAGCTTTGTGACTGCAGAGGTGAAG gCAGGACAACGCTGCTCACTGATCCCCTCACTGCTGACATGCTGGAGGAGGATAACGATGAGATCTGCTGGAATAACCTGGAGAACTTCCGCGTGAAGCTGATCTCGGTGATCGAGCCGTCGCGGATCACGCCGTACCTGCGGCAGTGCAAAGTGCTCAGCCCTGATGATGAGGAGCAGGTGCTCAACGACCCCAGCCTGGTCATGCGCAAGCGGAAGGCAG GTGTTCTCCTGGACATTCTTCAGAGAACAGGACACAAGGGCTTTGAGGCATTTATGGAGAGTCTTGAGCTTTATTATCCCCAGCTGTACAAGAAAATAACTGGCAAAGAGCCCAGCAGGGTTTTCTCCATGATTATAG ACACGGCTGGCGAGTCTGGCCTGAGCCAGGTGCTGATGAACGAGAttgtgaagctgcagagcgCGGTGCAGGAGGAGCGGCGCAAGGCGCAGGAGCTGGCGGGGTGGCTGCACTCCAAGGAGGACACGCTCAGGGAGATGTGGGTCAGGGACAGCCTGCTCCGCAAGCACCAGGAGCGCGCCCAGAGGATGAAGGAGGAGAGGGACAGCCTGAGCAAGGAGCTGCGCAAGTGCAAGGACGAGAACTACAGCCTGGCCCTGAGCTACGCCAAGCAGAGCGAGGAGAAGAGCGCGGCCCTCATGAAGAACAGGGACCTGCTGCTAGAG ATCGATCAGCTGAAGCACAGCCTCATGAAGGCTGAGGATGACTGCAAGCTGGAGAGGAAGCACACCATGAAGCTGAAACACGCCATAGAGCAGCGCCCCAGCCACGAGGTGGTGTGGGAGAtccagcaggagaaggagctgctctTGGCCAAGAACCAGGAGCTGGAAAACACTCTCCAG GTAGCCAGGGAGCAGAACTTGGAGAAGAGCCTCTCCAGGGAAACTCTGGAGAATGACTGCAGCCAGACCGTGGAAGAGCGCCGGGAGCTGGTGAACACCATTTACAGCCTGCGCAAGGAGCTGCGCCGGGCCAAGGTGCTCCAGGACAAA CAGTTTGCAGAGGAGAAAGAGGTGCTGGAGCTACAGTGCACATCTCTGAGGAAGGACTCCCAGATGTACAAAAAGCGGATtgaggctgtcctgcagcagatgGAGGAAGTAGCTTCGGAGAGAGACCAG GCTCTCCTGACCCGGGAGCAGTTCCACATGCAGTACTGCAAGAACCTGGTGGAGAGAGATGCCTACCGCAAGCAGATCCGCGAGCTGGGCGAGAGATGTGACgagatgcagctgcagctcttccagaAGGAGAGCCAGCTCCTGGCCACGGAGGCCAAGCTGAaaaggctgcagctggagctgcccacTCTG ACCTCTGACCTGGATGACTCCTCCTCCAGAGATTCCCAGGAA CTTGTTCTTCACACTAACCTGGATGAAGATACACAGACAGCTAAAA aAGATTGCCTGGAAGTACAAAGCCAGGAACTCAGCCCTCAACAGAGCCATCtgcccccaaaatcaccaagt gagTGTGGCTTGGCCAACGAGGAACTGGCagaaaaggagaggaggaggatgaaggacTGCTTTGAGCGTTACCGAAGGTCTGGGCTGCA AAAAAGAGCAATGAGAAGGGTGCCCAAAGACCAGAACCATGAGGCGGATTGGGAGAACACGTCTGGCAGTGACAACACTGACACCGAGGGCTCCTGA
- the CARD9 gene encoding caspase recruitment domain-containing protein 9 isoform X2 — protein sequence MQDRFPQSQDTGGESRKLCDCRGEGRTTLLTDPLTADMLEEDNDEICWNNLENFRVKLISVIEPSRITPYLRQCKVLSPDDEEQVLNDPSLVMRKRKAGVLLDILQRTGHKGFEAFMESLELYYPQLYKKITGKEPSRVFSMIIDTAGESGLSQVLMNEIVKLQSAVQEERRKAQELAGWLHSKEDTLREMWVRDSLLRKHQERAQRMKEERDSLSKELRKCKDENYSLALSYAKQSEEKSAALMKNRDLLLEIDQLKHSLMKAEDDCKLERKHTMKLKHAIEQRPSHEVVWEIQQEKELLLAKNQELENTLQVAREQNLEKSLSRETLENDCSQTVEERRELVNTIYSLRKELRRAKVLQDKFAEEKEVLELQCTSLRKDSQMYKKRIEAVLQQMEEVASERDQALLTREQFHMQYCKNLVERDAYRKQIRELGERCDEMQLQLFQKESQLLATEAKLKRLQLELPTLTSDLDDSSSRDSQELVLHTNLDEDTQTAKKDCLEVQSQELSPQQSHLPPKSPSECGLANEELAEKERRRMKDCFERYRRSGLQKRAMRRVPKDQNHEADWENTSGSDNTDTEGS from the exons ATGCAAGACAGGTTTCCTCAGAGCCAGGACACAGGAGGAGAATCAAGGAAGCTTTGTGACTGCAGAGGTGAAG gCAGGACAACGCTGCTCACTGATCCCCTCACTGCTGACATGCTGGAGGAGGATAACGATGAGATCTGCTGGAATAACCTGGAGAACTTCCGCGTGAAGCTGATCTCGGTGATCGAGCCGTCGCGGATCACGCCGTACCTGCGGCAGTGCAAAGTGCTCAGCCCTGATGATGAGGAGCAGGTGCTCAACGACCCCAGCCTGGTCATGCGCAAGCGGAAGGCAG GTGTTCTCCTGGACATTCTTCAGAGAACAGGACACAAGGGCTTTGAGGCATTTATGGAGAGTCTTGAGCTTTATTATCCCCAGCTGTACAAGAAAATAACTGGCAAAGAGCCCAGCAGGGTTTTCTCCATGATTATAG ACACGGCTGGCGAGTCTGGCCTGAGCCAGGTGCTGATGAACGAGAttgtgaagctgcagagcgCGGTGCAGGAGGAGCGGCGCAAGGCGCAGGAGCTGGCGGGGTGGCTGCACTCCAAGGAGGACACGCTCAGGGAGATGTGGGTCAGGGACAGCCTGCTCCGCAAGCACCAGGAGCGCGCCCAGAGGATGAAGGAGGAGAGGGACAGCCTGAGCAAGGAGCTGCGCAAGTGCAAGGACGAGAACTACAGCCTGGCCCTGAGCTACGCCAAGCAGAGCGAGGAGAAGAGCGCGGCCCTCATGAAGAACAGGGACCTGCTGCTAGAG ATCGATCAGCTGAAGCACAGCCTCATGAAGGCTGAGGATGACTGCAAGCTGGAGAGGAAGCACACCATGAAGCTGAAACACGCCATAGAGCAGCGCCCCAGCCACGAGGTGGTGTGGGAGAtccagcaggagaaggagctgctctTGGCCAAGAACCAGGAGCTGGAAAACACTCTCCAG GTAGCCAGGGAGCAGAACTTGGAGAAGAGCCTCTCCAGGGAAACTCTGGAGAATGACTGCAGCCAGACCGTGGAAGAGCGCCGGGAGCTGGTGAACACCATTTACAGCCTGCGCAAGGAGCTGCGCCGGGCCAAGGTGCTCCAGGACAAA TTTGCAGAGGAGAAAGAGGTGCTGGAGCTACAGTGCACATCTCTGAGGAAGGACTCCCAGATGTACAAAAAGCGGATtgaggctgtcctgcagcagatgGAGGAAGTAGCTTCGGAGAGAGACCAG GCTCTCCTGACCCGGGAGCAGTTCCACATGCAGTACTGCAAGAACCTGGTGGAGAGAGATGCCTACCGCAAGCAGATCCGCGAGCTGGGCGAGAGATGTGACgagatgcagctgcagctcttccagaAGGAGAGCCAGCTCCTGGCCACGGAGGCCAAGCTGAaaaggctgcagctggagctgcccacTCTG ACCTCTGACCTGGATGACTCCTCCTCCAGAGATTCCCAGGAA CTTGTTCTTCACACTAACCTGGATGAAGATACACAGACAGCTAAAA aAGATTGCCTGGAAGTACAAAGCCAGGAACTCAGCCCTCAACAGAGCCATCtgcccccaaaatcaccaagt gagTGTGGCTTGGCCAACGAGGAACTGGCagaaaaggagaggaggaggatgaaggacTGCTTTGAGCGTTACCGAAGGTCTGGGCTGCA AAAAAGAGCAATGAGAAGGGTGCCCAAAGACCAGAACCATGAGGCGGATTGGGAGAACACGTCTGGCAGTGACAACACTGACACCGAGGGCTCCTGA
- the CARD9 gene encoding caspase recruitment domain-containing protein 9 isoform X3: MQDRFPQSQDTGGESRKLCDCRGEGRTTLLTDPLTADMLEEDNDEICWNNLENFRVKLISVIEPSRITPYLRQCKVLSPDDEEQVLNDPSLVMRKRKAGVLLDILQRTGHKGFEAFMESLELYYPQLYKKITGKEPSRVFSMIIDTAGESGLSQVLMNEIVKLQSAVQEERRKAQELAGWLHSKEDTLREMWVRDSLLRKHQERAQRMKEERDSLSKELRKCKDENYSLALSYAKQSEEKSAALMKNRDLLLEIDQLKHSLMKAEDDCKLERKHTMKLKHAIEQRPSHEVVWEIQQEKELLLAKNQELENTLQVAREQNLEKSLSRETLENDCSQTVEERRELVNTIYSLRKELRRAKVLQDKQFAEEKEVLELQCTSLRKDSQMYKKRIEAVLQQMEEVASERDQALLTREQFHMQYCKNLVERDAYRKQIRELGERCDEMQLQLFQKESQLLATEAKLKRLQLELPTLTSDLDDSSSRDSQELVLHTNLDEDTQTAKKDCLEVQSQELSPQQSHLPPKSPSECGLANEELAEKERRRMKDCFERYRRKRAMRRVPKDQNHEADWENTSGSDNTDTEGS; this comes from the exons ATGCAAGACAGGTTTCCTCAGAGCCAGGACACAGGAGGAGAATCAAGGAAGCTTTGTGACTGCAGAGGTGAAG gCAGGACAACGCTGCTCACTGATCCCCTCACTGCTGACATGCTGGAGGAGGATAACGATGAGATCTGCTGGAATAACCTGGAGAACTTCCGCGTGAAGCTGATCTCGGTGATCGAGCCGTCGCGGATCACGCCGTACCTGCGGCAGTGCAAAGTGCTCAGCCCTGATGATGAGGAGCAGGTGCTCAACGACCCCAGCCTGGTCATGCGCAAGCGGAAGGCAG GTGTTCTCCTGGACATTCTTCAGAGAACAGGACACAAGGGCTTTGAGGCATTTATGGAGAGTCTTGAGCTTTATTATCCCCAGCTGTACAAGAAAATAACTGGCAAAGAGCCCAGCAGGGTTTTCTCCATGATTATAG ACACGGCTGGCGAGTCTGGCCTGAGCCAGGTGCTGATGAACGAGAttgtgaagctgcagagcgCGGTGCAGGAGGAGCGGCGCAAGGCGCAGGAGCTGGCGGGGTGGCTGCACTCCAAGGAGGACACGCTCAGGGAGATGTGGGTCAGGGACAGCCTGCTCCGCAAGCACCAGGAGCGCGCCCAGAGGATGAAGGAGGAGAGGGACAGCCTGAGCAAGGAGCTGCGCAAGTGCAAGGACGAGAACTACAGCCTGGCCCTGAGCTACGCCAAGCAGAGCGAGGAGAAGAGCGCGGCCCTCATGAAGAACAGGGACCTGCTGCTAGAG ATCGATCAGCTGAAGCACAGCCTCATGAAGGCTGAGGATGACTGCAAGCTGGAGAGGAAGCACACCATGAAGCTGAAACACGCCATAGAGCAGCGCCCCAGCCACGAGGTGGTGTGGGAGAtccagcaggagaaggagctgctctTGGCCAAGAACCAGGAGCTGGAAAACACTCTCCAG GTAGCCAGGGAGCAGAACTTGGAGAAGAGCCTCTCCAGGGAAACTCTGGAGAATGACTGCAGCCAGACCGTGGAAGAGCGCCGGGAGCTGGTGAACACCATTTACAGCCTGCGCAAGGAGCTGCGCCGGGCCAAGGTGCTCCAGGACAAA CAGTTTGCAGAGGAGAAAGAGGTGCTGGAGCTACAGTGCACATCTCTGAGGAAGGACTCCCAGATGTACAAAAAGCGGATtgaggctgtcctgcagcagatgGAGGAAGTAGCTTCGGAGAGAGACCAG GCTCTCCTGACCCGGGAGCAGTTCCACATGCAGTACTGCAAGAACCTGGTGGAGAGAGATGCCTACCGCAAGCAGATCCGCGAGCTGGGCGAGAGATGTGACgagatgcagctgcagctcttccagaAGGAGAGCCAGCTCCTGGCCACGGAGGCCAAGCTGAaaaggctgcagctggagctgcccacTCTG ACCTCTGACCTGGATGACTCCTCCTCCAGAGATTCCCAGGAA CTTGTTCTTCACACTAACCTGGATGAAGATACACAGACAGCTAAAA aAGATTGCCTGGAAGTACAAAGCCAGGAACTCAGCCCTCAACAGAGCCATCtgcccccaaaatcaccaagt gagTGTGGCTTGGCCAACGAGGAACTGGCagaaaaggagaggaggaggatgaaggacTGCTTTGAGCGTTACCGAAG AAAAAGAGCAATGAGAAGGGTGCCCAAAGACCAGAACCATGAGGCGGATTGGGAGAACACGTCTGGCAGTGACAACACTGACACCGAGGGCTCCTGA
- the CARD9 gene encoding caspase recruitment domain-containing protein 9 isoform X4, which translates to MQDRFPQSQDTGGESRKLCDCRGEGRTTLLTDPLTADMLEEDNDEICWNNLENFRVKLISVIEPSRITPYLRQCKVLSPDDEEQVLNDPSLVMRKRKAGVLLDILQRTGHKGFEAFMESLELYYPQLYKKITGKEPSRVFSMIIDTAGESGLSQVLMNEIVKLQSAVQEERRKAQELAGWLHSKEDTLREMWVRDSLLRKHQERAQRMKEERDSLSKELRKCKDENYSLALSYAKQSEEKSAALMKNRDLLLEIDQLKHSLMKAEDDCKLERKHTMKLKHAIEQRPSHEVVWEIQQEKELLLAKNQELENTLQVAREQNLEKSLSRETLENDCSQTVEERRELVNTIYSLRKELRRAKVLQDKFAEEKEVLELQCTSLRKDSQMYKKRIEAVLQQMEEVASERDQALLTREQFHMQYCKNLVERDAYRKQIRELGERCDEMQLQLFQKESQLLATEAKLKRLQLELPTLTSDLDDSSSRDSQELVLHTNLDEDTQTAKKDCLEVQSQELSPQQSHLPPKSPSECGLANEELAEKERRRMKDCFERYRRKRAMRRVPKDQNHEADWENTSGSDNTDTEGS; encoded by the exons ATGCAAGACAGGTTTCCTCAGAGCCAGGACACAGGAGGAGAATCAAGGAAGCTTTGTGACTGCAGAGGTGAAG gCAGGACAACGCTGCTCACTGATCCCCTCACTGCTGACATGCTGGAGGAGGATAACGATGAGATCTGCTGGAATAACCTGGAGAACTTCCGCGTGAAGCTGATCTCGGTGATCGAGCCGTCGCGGATCACGCCGTACCTGCGGCAGTGCAAAGTGCTCAGCCCTGATGATGAGGAGCAGGTGCTCAACGACCCCAGCCTGGTCATGCGCAAGCGGAAGGCAG GTGTTCTCCTGGACATTCTTCAGAGAACAGGACACAAGGGCTTTGAGGCATTTATGGAGAGTCTTGAGCTTTATTATCCCCAGCTGTACAAGAAAATAACTGGCAAAGAGCCCAGCAGGGTTTTCTCCATGATTATAG ACACGGCTGGCGAGTCTGGCCTGAGCCAGGTGCTGATGAACGAGAttgtgaagctgcagagcgCGGTGCAGGAGGAGCGGCGCAAGGCGCAGGAGCTGGCGGGGTGGCTGCACTCCAAGGAGGACACGCTCAGGGAGATGTGGGTCAGGGACAGCCTGCTCCGCAAGCACCAGGAGCGCGCCCAGAGGATGAAGGAGGAGAGGGACAGCCTGAGCAAGGAGCTGCGCAAGTGCAAGGACGAGAACTACAGCCTGGCCCTGAGCTACGCCAAGCAGAGCGAGGAGAAGAGCGCGGCCCTCATGAAGAACAGGGACCTGCTGCTAGAG ATCGATCAGCTGAAGCACAGCCTCATGAAGGCTGAGGATGACTGCAAGCTGGAGAGGAAGCACACCATGAAGCTGAAACACGCCATAGAGCAGCGCCCCAGCCACGAGGTGGTGTGGGAGAtccagcaggagaaggagctgctctTGGCCAAGAACCAGGAGCTGGAAAACACTCTCCAG GTAGCCAGGGAGCAGAACTTGGAGAAGAGCCTCTCCAGGGAAACTCTGGAGAATGACTGCAGCCAGACCGTGGAAGAGCGCCGGGAGCTGGTGAACACCATTTACAGCCTGCGCAAGGAGCTGCGCCGGGCCAAGGTGCTCCAGGACAAA TTTGCAGAGGAGAAAGAGGTGCTGGAGCTACAGTGCACATCTCTGAGGAAGGACTCCCAGATGTACAAAAAGCGGATtgaggctgtcctgcagcagatgGAGGAAGTAGCTTCGGAGAGAGACCAG GCTCTCCTGACCCGGGAGCAGTTCCACATGCAGTACTGCAAGAACCTGGTGGAGAGAGATGCCTACCGCAAGCAGATCCGCGAGCTGGGCGAGAGATGTGACgagatgcagctgcagctcttccagaAGGAGAGCCAGCTCCTGGCCACGGAGGCCAAGCTGAaaaggctgcagctggagctgcccacTCTG ACCTCTGACCTGGATGACTCCTCCTCCAGAGATTCCCAGGAA CTTGTTCTTCACACTAACCTGGATGAAGATACACAGACAGCTAAAA aAGATTGCCTGGAAGTACAAAGCCAGGAACTCAGCCCTCAACAGAGCCATCtgcccccaaaatcaccaagt gagTGTGGCTTGGCCAACGAGGAACTGGCagaaaaggagaggaggaggatgaaggacTGCTTTGAGCGTTACCGAAG AAAAAGAGCAATGAGAAGGGTGCCCAAAGACCAGAACCATGAGGCGGATTGGGAGAACACGTCTGGCAGTGACAACACTGACACCGAGGGCTCCTGA